Genomic segment of Caldisericum sp.:
AAACTCCTCTGCTGGATCCACAGGGTTTGGGTAGACACCCCAGTCCTGCTTATAATCTTCAAGGTCTTTTGCAAGGGAGTCAAAATTACCTGTAAGTTGCGCAAGGCGCCCTCTATTAAGAACATTTGCAAAAACAGGGACTGCAATACTTACAAGAATAATAATTATTGCAATTACAATCATTAACTCAATAAGTGTAAAACCCCTATTTTTCAAAGCGCTCATTTTTGTATATATCTGCATTCCTTGAATAACCTTTCTTTTCCCAGTAGCCCGGGATATCTTCGTTAATTACCTCAAATTCAACCACCCACTTTGCGTCTTTATAGGCGTATTTACCGTTTACAACAAGCCTTAAAGGATAGCCATTTGCAATATCAAGAGGCTTTCCGTCCATTTCGTAGGCAAGAAAGGCATCGTCACTTAAAAGAAAATCCAGAGGCAAATCTGTTGAATATCCGTCGAGTGTCTTCACCATAACGAATTTGCCTTCAGGTAAAACTGAAATGTCTTCAAATAACTCTCGTGGGTAAATTCCAGAAAAAACGCTTCCAAGGTAACTCCACCCATCAACGCAGTGAATATCAAATTGGACGCTATGCTTTGGCATAGAAAAAATATCTTTAAGAGCAATTGCGCGAGGATTTTTCACAAGCCCTGTAATTTTTACAGTATAGTT
This window contains:
- a CDS encoding molybdopterin-dependent oxidoreductase, with amino-acid sequence MGEFKMPPGQKPAGRLYPISIFGKPKEIDVDNYTVKITGLVKNPRAIALKDIFSMPKHSVQFDIHCVDGWSYLGSVFSGIYPRELFEDISVLPEGKFVMVKTLDGYSTDLPLDFLLSDDAFLAYEMDGKPLDIANGYPLRLVVNGKYAYKDAKWVVEFEVINEDIPGYWEKKGYSRNADIYKNERFEK